One Euphorbia lathyris chromosome 1, ddEupLath1.1, whole genome shotgun sequence DNA segment encodes these proteins:
- the LOC136230754 gene encoding palmitoyl-acyl carrier protein thioesterase, chloroplastic-like: MTSMAAKCNISLHFPGDIHKVERKKIAIMAMEDTAKRGVKGKKVNGIHVAEISPPTPVMEDHKKLSDHSCLLGKFVDEKLVYRQTFVIRSYEIGPDKTATMETLMNLLQETALNHVTGSGLAGNGFGSTREMILRKLIWVVTRIHVQVQKYSSWGDVVEIDTWVDAAGKNGMRRDWIIRDYNTKDIITRATSTWVIMNMETRKLSKIPEQVRQEVVPFYTNKLAIGLHNNCQYKIDKLTDQTAQTIKSGLAPRWSDMDANQHVNNVKYIGYILESMPMKVLGEYNMRSMTLEYRRECRQTNLLESLTSTSDHVDSNYEKAELEYTHLLRMQADKAEIIRARTEWQPKFIH, translated from the exons ATGACATCCATGGCAGCAAAGTGCAACATTAGCTTACATTTTCCGGGAGATATTCACAAAGTAGAGAGGAAAAAGATTGCAATAATGGCGATGGAGGACACGGCGAAAAGAGGTGTAAAGGGGAAAAAGGTGAACGGTATACATGTAGCAGAGATTAGTCCTCCGACACCAGTAATGGAAGATCATAAAAAACTTTCAGACCATTCATGTTTACTAGGAAAATTCGTGGATGAAAAACTGGTTTACAGGCAGACATTCGTGATTAGATCGTATGAAATCGGGCCTGATAAAACAGCCACCATGGAAACTCTGATGAATCTTCTTCAGGAGACAGCACTTAACCATGTGACGGGGTCTGGTCTAGCTGGGAATGGGTTTGGCTCAACCCGAGAGATGATACTGCGGAAGTTGATATGGGTGGTCACTCGCATTCACGTTCAAGTACAGAAATATAGCTCCTGGGGAGATGTGGTTGAGATAGATACTTGGGTTGATGCAGCTGGCAAGAATGGAATGCGCAGAGATTGGATTATTAGAGATTATAACACCAAAGATATCATAACTAGAGCTACAAG CACATGGGTGATAATGAACATGGAAACAAGAAAACTATCGAAAATACCAGAACAAGTAAGGCAAGAGGTTGTACCATTCTACACTAATAAGCTTGCAATTGGTCTACACAACAACTGTCAATATAAAATCGATAAGCTTACGGATCAAACTGCACAGACTATCAAATCTGGTCTAGCT CCAAGATGGAGTGACATGGATGCCAATCAGCACGTTAATAATGTTAAATACATTGGATACATCTTAGAG AGTATGCCAATGAAAGTGCTGGGGGAATACAATATGAGAAGCATGACGCTAGAGTATAGAAGAGAGTGCCGACAAACGAACCTTCTGGAGTCGTTGACAAGCACAAGTGATCATGTAGATTCAAATTATGAGAAAGCAGAGTTGGAATATACACACTTGCTTAGGATGCAGGCAGACAAGGCTGAGATCATCCGAGCAAGAACTGAATGGCAACCCAAGTTCATACACTAA
- the LOC136230665 gene encoding HVA22-like protein e: MNRFWTFLSHVHTLSGPVLMLLYPLYASVVAIESPSKLDDEQWLAYWILYSFLTLTEMVLQSILEWIPIWYTLKLVFVAWLVLPQFRGAAFIYERYVRENLRKYRGGISHSNEHTSPNAATGKGKNKFVQFITPKKGEHEAY; the protein is encoded by the exons ATGAATCGGTTTTGGACGTTTCTGAGTCATGTTCATACTCTTTCTGG GCCGGTCTTGATGTTGCTGTACCCCTT ATATGCGTCAGTAGTGGCGATAGAGAGTCCTTCAAAATTAGATGATGAACAGTGGCTTGCTTATTGGATTCTGTATTCATTTCTGACTCTTACAGAGATGGTTCTCCAATCCATTTTAGAAtg GATTCCTATATGGTATACTTTGAAGTTAGTCTTCGTTGCGTGGCTAGTATTACCACAGTTCAGAGGAGCAGCTTTTATATACGAAAGATATGTGAGGGAAAATCTGAGGAAATATAGAGGTGGAATTAGTCATTCTAATGAGCACACTTCTCCTAATGCGGCCACTGGAAAAGGGAAGAACAAATTTGTTCAGTTTATAACCCCAAAGAAA